CTATTGCCGATGCATATATGTATATAAAAGCCGACCATGCTGATGTGATAGTAACAGGAGGTAGCGAAGCTTGCATAAACGAACCTGCCATAGGTGGTTTCAATGCCATGAAAGCACTAAGCGAACGCAACGACGACCCCTCAACCGCTTCACGCCCCTACGACCTAGACCGTGATGGTTTTGTACCCGGAGAAGGTGCAGGATGCTTGGTACTGGAAGAGCTGGAACACGCAAAAGCACGCGGAGCAAAAATATATGCTGAGATAGTAGGTTGTGGCCTTAGTGGCGATGCCTACCACATTACAGCCCCACACCCTGAAGGACTGGGAGCATTAAATGTTATGAAAAACTCCTTGCGATTTGCAGGGCTAAAACCAGAAGATATTGATTATATAAATACCCACGGTACATCCACCCCGCTGGGCGACCCGCAGGAGTTGAAAGCCATACAAAATGTGTTCGGCGACCATGCCTATAAGCTAAACATTAGCTCTACCAAATCGATGACTGGCCACTTACTAGGCGGTGCTGGTGCAATAGAAGCAATAGCTGCGATACTTGCGGTGCAGAACGATATTGTTCCTCCTACTATTAACCACTTTACCGATGACCCTGCTATAGATAATAAGCTTAACTTTACCTTTAACACGCCGCAAAAGCGATTGGTGAGGGCAGCGTTGAGCAATACTTTTGGGTTCGGCGGGCACAATGCTGCAGCGGTTTTTAAGAAGTATGAGGAGTAGTTTGCTATCAAGGTCGTCAAGCTGGCTACGATAGTTATTTGGATTGTTTCAGCCTCTCATTTTTGTGCAGACCCCCGAATCCTGACTGATATTGTGCTAGAGTGACGATAAGCAACCTATTTTAATAAATACCATGGATTTCATCCCGCAAAACATAACAGATTACGCCTTACAGTTCACACAACCTGAATCGGAATTGCTGAGCGAGCTTAACCGTTACACCCATAGTCACATGGTTTTCCCAAGGATGCTTTCGGGGCACTTACAAGG
This is a stretch of genomic DNA from Bacteroidota bacterium. It encodes these proteins:
- the fabF gene encoding beta-ketoacyl-ACP synthase II, coding for MQNRRVVVTGMGALTPVGNTVAEYWQGLLAGTSGAAPITRFDASKFKTRFACEIKGFDVLNHIDRKEARRMDPYTHYGLVAASEGVVDSGLDKDETVDKDRVGVIWGSGVGGLKTFLDEISEFARGDGTPRFSPFFIPMMIADIAAGYISIKYGFRGPNFAIASACATSTNAIADAYMYIKADHADVIVTGGSEACINEPAIGGFNAMKALSERNDDPSTASRPYDLDRDGFVPGEGAGCLVLEELEHAKARGAKIYAEIVGCGLSGDAYHITAPHPEGLGALNVMKNSLRFAGLKPEDIDYINTHGTSTPLGDPQELKAIQNVFGDHAYKLNISSTKSMTGHLLGGAGAIEAIAAILAVQNDIVPPTINHFTDDPAIDNKLNFTFNTPQKRLVRAALSNTFGFGGHNAAAVFKKYEE